The genomic window TGTCGCCGACGCCGCCCTGGCTGCGCGAACCGGCGACCAGCCCGCGGCGTTTTTTCTGCCGCTTACGCTCGCACCTTTCGATATTCAATTCTTCGCGGCTTTTACGCTGCTTCTTCTTGCGCGCGTCGCCGGACTTGCCGCGGCCGCCCCGTTCTGATGGATTCATAATGTTTGCTCTTGGGTAAGGGTAATCACATCTACCATTGCGGCGGAATCTATCAGAAAGCCGCGCAAGAAAAAAGGTGACTGCGCCCGCGGACGAAGATAAAAAACGCGTCCCGGGCCATAACCGGTATAATTGCCGTTAATATGCCATCTCCAGAGAGAGGATACCGTTGACCAAATCCTATAACTATAAGCTGACCCATTTCGTGACCAGCGCGCCGGATATCCGCCATTTGCCGGTCGACAGCGGGATTGAAATCGCTTTCGCAGGGCGCTCCAACGCCGGAAAATCCAGCGCGCTCAATACCCTGACCAATCAAAAAAGCCTGGCCAGGACCAGTAAAACCCCCGGACGCACCCGGCTTATCAACCTGTTTGAGGTGGAATCCGGCATCCGACTGGTCGATTTGCCCGGCTATGGCTACGCCGAAGTCCCTGAAGAACTGAAACGCAAATGGCAACGCGCCCTGGGCGAATATCTGCAAATGCGCGACAGCCTCAAGGGGCTGGTGGTATTAATGGATATCCGCCATCCAATGAAAGATCTCGACCAGCAAATGGTGCAATGGGCGGTCGATGTCAATATCCCGGTGCTGGTCCTGCTCACCAAGGCCGATAAGCTGGCTTCGGGCTCACGCAAGGAGCAGCTGAATCAAGTGCGCGAAGCGGCGCTGGCCTTTATGGGCGATGTTCAAGTTGAAACCTTCTCATCGCTTAAAAAACAGGGGGTAGATAAGCTGCGGCAAAAGTTGGACGATTGGTTTGCCGCCATCCCGCCAGCACAAGGGTCCC from Sodalis glossinidius str. 'morsitans' includes these protein-coding regions:
- the yihA gene encoding ribosome biogenesis GTP-binding protein YihA/YsxC: MTKSYNYKLTHFVTSAPDIRHLPVDSGIEIAFAGRSNAGKSSALNTLTNQKSLARTSKTPGRTRLINLFEVESGIRLVDLPGYGYAEVPEELKRKWQRALGEYLQMRDSLKGLVVLMDIRHPMKDLDQQMVQWAVDVNIPVLVLLTKADKLASGSRKEQLNQVREAALAFMGDVQVETFSSLKKQGVDKLRQKLDDWFAAIPPAQGSPETE